A stretch of the Esox lucius isolate fEsoLuc1 chromosome 2, fEsoLuc1.pri, whole genome shotgun sequence genome encodes the following:
- the pepd gene encoding xaa-Pro dipeptidase, whose protein sequence is MAARHEPVYWLGKDTLRVSAALFVENRRRLCQGLKAKEGVAPKSVVVLQGGEQKQRYCTDTDMLFRQESFFHWAFGVTESDCYGAIDVDTEKSILFVPKLPESYATWMGEIYPKEHFKTKYAVDEVQYTCDIADFLSKMKPEVLLTLRGVNTDSGSICREASFPGISQFKVNNTLLHPVIVECRLTKTDMELEVLRYTNRISSDAHKEIMKKVKPGLKEYEMESLFQHYCYTRGGMRHTSYTCICGSGNNSSVLHYGHAGAPNNKTINDGDMCLFDMGGEYYCYSSDITCSFPANGKFTPDQKAIYEAVLKSSRAVMAAIKPGVKWTEMHRLADRVHLEELLKIGILRGSVEDMMKVHMGSVFMPHGLGHLLGIDVHDVGGYPEGIERVNEPGLKSLRMGRLVQERMVLTVEPGIYFINHLLDQALANPSQSCFINNEVLARFRGFGGVRIEDDIAATAQGIELLTCVPRTVEEIEEFMDDSGKSF, encoded by the exons ATGGCTGCACGGCATGA ACCTGTGTATTGGCTGGGGAAGGACACACTGAGAGTGTCAGCAGCCCTGTTCGTGGAGAACCGGCGGCGACTATGCCAGGGCCTGAAGGCCAAGGAAGGGGTGGCCCCCAAATCTGTGGTTGTGCTGCAGGGTGGAGAGCAGAAGCAGAGATACTGCACTGACACAGACATGCTCTTCCGACAG GAATCCTTCTTCCACTGGGCTTTTGGAGTGACTGAAAGCGACTGCTATGGAGCTATTGATGTAGACACAGAAAAATCCATTCTCTTTGTTCCCAAGCTGCCTGAGAGCTATGCAACCTGGATGGGAGA GATCTATCCAAAGGAACACTTCAAGACAAAATATGCAGTTGATGAGGTGCAGTACACCTGTGAt ATTGCTGATTTCCTATCCAAGATGAAGCCTGAGGTCCTTCTAACTTTG CGTGGCGTGAACACAGATAGTGGGAGTATTTGCCGGGAAGCCTCCTTTCCAGGAATTAGCCA attcaaAGTGAACAACACTCTTCTGCATCCAGTCATTGTGGAATG CCGGCTGACTAAGACTGATATGGAGCTGGAGGTGCTGCGCTACACTAACCGTATTTCCAGTGACGCCCATAAAGAG ATAATGAAGAAAGTGAAACCTGGACTAAAAGAATATGAAATGGAAAG TCTGTTCCAGCATTACTGCTACACCCGTGGGGGAATGCGTCACACCTCCTACACCTGCATCTGTGGATC TGGAAACAACAGCTCAGTACTTCACTACGGCCATGCAGGAGCTCCCAATAACAAGACCATCAATGACGGAGACATGTG TCTGTTTGACATGGGCGGAGAGTACTACTGCTACTCCTCTGACATCACCTGCTCCTTCCCGGCCAATGGAAAGTTCACTCCAGATCAGAAGGCAATCTATGAAGCTGTTCTCAAGTCATCACGGGCTGTCATGGCTGCCATTAAACCTG GGGTGAAGTGGACAGAGATGCACCGTCTGGCTGACCGGGTTCACCTGGAGGAGCTGCTGAAGATTGGGATCCTGCGTGGAAGTGTTGAGGACATGATGAAGGTCCACATGGGCTCGGTCTTCATGCCCCATGGACTGGGACACTTGCTGGGCATAGATGTGCACGATGTGGGTGGCTACCCAGAG GGTATTGAACGGGTCAATGAGCCCGGGCTGAAGAGCTTGAGGATGGGCCGTCTTGTTCAGGAGCGCATGGTCCTGACTGTGGAGCCTGGTATCTACTTCATAAACCACCTACTGGACCAGGCCTTGGCCAACCCAAGCCAGAGCTGCTTCATCAACAATGAAGTGCTGGCTCGCTTCCGCGGCTTTGGAGGG GTGCGTATTGAGGATGACATTGCGGCGACTGCCCAGGGAATTGAGTTGCTCACCTGCGTTCCTCGTACAGTGGAGGAGATCGAGGAATTCATGGATGACTCTGGAAAATCCTTCTAA